A part of Macrobrachium nipponense isolate FS-2020 chromosome 26, ASM1510439v2, whole genome shotgun sequence genomic DNA contains:
- the LOC135200423 gene encoding cuticle protein AM1159-like isoform X1, translating into MQPKMPSARPGLRSPTNTPFQNLVAKTAKGKVSVTLFFLPRDEEKNRRKEKKGVVLVGYKYWIPGLSPPVELDSCPTIHVIMKLAIIACLACVSLAAPQQLLPNPVAITRDERTDNGDGTFSYVFEADNGIAAQASGVQGFQGQSNIEGSYRFPLDDGSGFVEVRYVADENGFRAESPFLPTPHPTPAHVIELLRIAEEQRAAGITFE; encoded by the exons ATGCAACCGAAGATGCCGTCAGCCAGGCCTGGTCTTAGAAGCCCTACCAACACGCCTTTTCAAAATCTCGTAGCCAAGACCGCAAAAGGAAAGGTATCAGTGACCTTGTTTTTCCTGCCACGTGATGAGGAGAAGAatagaagaaaggagaaaaaggggGTGGTTCTGGTCGGGTATAAATATTGGATCCCTGGACTTTCACCACCAGTGGAACTCGACAGCTGTCCTACGATACACGTCATCATGAAGCTC GCCATCATTGCCTGCCTGGCCTGCGTGTCTCTGGCCGCCCCACAACAGCTGCTCCCGAATCCCGTGGCCATCACGAGGGACGAACGAACCGATAACGGAGACGGGACTTTCAGCTACGTCTTCGAGGCCGACAACGGCATCGCCGCCCAGGCCTCCGGCGTGCAGGGCTTCCAGGGGCAGTCCAACATTGAAGGATCCTACAG GTTCCCCCTCGACGACGGCAGCGGCTTCGTCGAGGTGAGGTACGTGGCTGACGAAAACGGCTTCCGTGCCGAGTCTCCCTTCctgcccaccccccacccaactCCCGCCCACGTCATCGAACTCCTGAGGATCGCCGAGGAACAGAGAGCTGCAGGAATCACCTTCGAGTAA
- the LOC135200423 gene encoding cuticle protein AM1159-like isoform X2 — translation MQQRILAIIACLACVSLAAPQQLLPNPVAITRDERTDNGDGTFSYVFEADNGIAAQASGVQGFQGQSNIEGSYRFPLDDGSGFVEVRYVADENGFRAESPFLPTPHPTPAHVIELLRIAEEQRAAGITFE, via the exons GCCATCATTGCCTGCCTGGCCTGCGTGTCTCTGGCCGCCCCACAACAGCTGCTCCCGAATCCCGTGGCCATCACGAGGGACGAACGAACCGATAACGGAGACGGGACTTTCAGCTACGTCTTCGAGGCCGACAACGGCATCGCCGCCCAGGCCTCCGGCGTGCAGGGCTTCCAGGGGCAGTCCAACATTGAAGGATCCTACAG GTTCCCCCTCGACGACGGCAGCGGCTTCGTCGAGGTGAGGTACGTGGCTGACGAAAACGGCTTCCGTGCCGAGTCTCCCTTCctgcccaccccccacccaactCCCGCCCACGTCATCGAACTCCTGAGGATCGCCGAGGAACAGAGAGCTGCAGGAATCACCTTCGAGTAA